The Pseudomonas iranensis genome includes a window with the following:
- a CDS encoding DoxX family protein, whose amino-acid sequence MKAFILRVIALFEKIPHSLIAFIARFSIAAVFWKSGQTKVEGLAVDLIDGTFELGWPRLADSTIPLFQSEYDLPLLSPEIAAHLAAFAEHLFPLLILLGFATRFSALALLGMTLTIQLFVYPDAYPTHGTWAAVLLYLMATGPGRLSIDQLIARRFAK is encoded by the coding sequence ATGAAGGCTTTTATCCTGCGCGTCATCGCGCTGTTCGAAAAAATCCCGCACAGCCTGATTGCCTTCATCGCGCGTTTTTCCATCGCTGCGGTGTTCTGGAAATCCGGGCAAACCAAGGTCGAAGGACTGGCCGTGGATTTGATTGACGGCACCTTTGAACTGGGCTGGCCACGCTTGGCCGACTCGACGATTCCGCTGTTTCAGAGCGAGTACGACCTGCCGCTGTTGTCGCCGGAAATTGCCGCGCATCTGGCGGCTTTTGCCGAGCATCTGTTTCCGCTGTTGATTCTGCTCGGCTTCGCCACACGGTTTTCGGCGCTGGCGCTGCTGGGCATGACCCTGACTATCCAACTGTTTGTCTATCCGGATGCCTACCCGACCCATGGCACTTGGGCGGCGGTGTTGCTGTATTTGATGGCGACCGGGCCGGGCAGGTTGTCGATTGATCAGCTGATTGCCCGCCGATTCGCAAAATAA
- a CDS encoding HvfC/BufC N-terminal domain-containing protein encodes MSTQADFAAALLNAQLPYPKGLCSRNGADPSRRFAVYRNNVQSSLINALADSYPVVQQLVGEEFFRAMAAIFVQSQPPHSPLMSRYGEHFADFIAQFEPIAGVPYVADVARLEHLRTVAYHAADAQPIRPEQVSAALADPQSLSGLCFELHPSLHLLDSAFAVVAIWAAHQQEPTLAGIGLNQGQHALVLRNGLDVEVFALEAGASVFIGHLLQGSPLLAAAENSPPFDLAQTLALLIAHNAITRLNYKELP; translated from the coding sequence ATGAGCACGCAAGCGGACTTCGCCGCCGCCCTGCTCAATGCGCAACTGCCGTATCCCAAGGGCCTGTGCAGCCGCAATGGCGCTGATCCGTCGCGGCGTTTTGCGGTCTATCGCAACAACGTGCAGAGCTCGCTGATCAATGCCCTGGCCGACAGCTATCCGGTGGTGCAGCAGTTGGTCGGCGAAGAATTCTTCCGCGCCATGGCGGCGATTTTCGTCCAGAGTCAGCCGCCACACAGTCCGTTGATGAGCCGCTATGGCGAGCACTTCGCCGACTTCATCGCACAATTCGAACCCATTGCCGGCGTGCCTTATGTGGCTGATGTCGCGCGACTCGAGCACTTGCGCACTGTCGCCTACCACGCCGCCGATGCGCAGCCGATCCGGCCTGAACAAGTCAGTGCCGCGCTGGCCGATCCGCAGTCGCTGAGTGGACTGTGTTTCGAACTGCATCCCTCGCTGCACCTGCTCGACTCTGCTTTTGCGGTCGTGGCGATCTGGGCCGCGCATCAGCAGGAGCCAACTCTGGCGGGCATTGGCCTGAATCAAGGCCAGCATGCCCTGGTGCTGCGCAATGGTCTCGACGTTGAGGTGTTCGCTCTTGAGGCGGGTGCGAGCGTGTTCATTGGTCATCTGCTCCAGGGCTCGCCACTGCTCGCGGCGGCAGAAAACAGCCCGCCGTTCGATCTCGCCCAAACCCTCGCCTTACTGATTGCGCATAACGCGATTACCCGTCTGAATTACAAGGAGTTGCCATGA
- the bufB gene encoding MNIO family bufferin maturase, translating to MFSHHEPSLPRTQAARTELPARAGLGLKTGHFLEVLGSVPDLGFFEVHAENYMVAGGPFHHFLGLIRQQYPLSLHGVGLSIGGEGPLDGQHLKRLAELIERYQPQAFSEHLAWSSHGPVFLNDLLPLAYDTPTLNRVCAHIDQVQNTLKRPMLLENPATYLGFEHSTIDEAEFIAEVIRRSGCGLLLDVNNVYVSCINHQRNPLAYLDALPLHAVGEIHLAGFAEDCDNLGDRLLIDDHGAPIDQAVWDLYRQVLQRIGPVATLIERDNQVPAFDVLLAEAQQAETLLRRAERAA from the coding sequence ATGTTCAGTCATCACGAACCGTCCCTGCCGCGCACTCAGGCAGCTCGCACCGAGCTCCCTGCCCGCGCCGGGCTGGGGCTCAAGACCGGGCACTTCCTCGAAGTGCTCGGCTCCGTACCGGACCTCGGTTTCTTCGAGGTCCACGCCGAAAACTACATGGTGGCCGGCGGCCCTTTTCATCATTTTCTCGGTCTGATTCGCCAACAGTACCCGCTGTCATTGCACGGCGTGGGCCTGTCGATCGGTGGCGAAGGCCCGCTGGACGGCCAGCACCTCAAACGCCTCGCCGAGCTGATCGAGCGCTATCAACCGCAAGCCTTTTCCGAACATCTGGCGTGGTCGAGCCACGGCCCGGTGTTCCTCAATGACCTGCTGCCACTGGCTTACGACACGCCGACACTGAACCGCGTCTGTGCGCACATCGACCAGGTGCAGAACACCCTGAAACGACCGATGCTGCTGGAGAACCCGGCGACCTATCTGGGATTTGAGCACTCGACGATCGACGAGGCCGAGTTCATCGCCGAAGTGATCCGCCGCAGCGGCTGCGGCTTGTTGCTCGACGTCAACAATGTCTACGTGTCGTGCATAAACCATCAGCGCAATCCTTTGGCCTACCTCGATGCGTTACCGCTGCACGCGGTCGGCGAGATTCATCTGGCCGGCTTCGCTGAAGATTGCGACAACCTCGGCGATCGCTTGCTGATTGACGATCACGGCGCGCCTATTGATCAGGCCGTCTGGGATCTGTACCGGCAAGTGCTGCAACGTATCGGCCCGGTGGCGACGCTGATCGAACGCGATAACCAGGTGCCGGCCTTCGACGTTTTGCTCGCCGAAGCGCAGCAAGCCGAGACTCTGTTGCGCCGCGCGGAGCGTGCGGCATGA
- a CDS encoding BufA1 family periplasmic bufferin-type metallophore has translation MTATTRTLSATALVLALGSALSIATVSTAQAADANMEKCFGVAMKGKNDCAAGAGTTCAGTAKMDYQANAWKLVPKGTCATTESKTSPTGFGQLEAFKAKS, from the coding sequence ATGACTGCGACTACCCGTACCCTGTCCGCTACCGCCCTGGTTCTGGCCCTCGGTTCCGCTCTGAGCATCGCCACTGTCTCCACCGCCCAAGCCGCCGATGCCAACATGGAAAAATGCTTCGGCGTGGCCATGAAGGGCAAGAACGATTGCGCCGCAGGTGCCGGGACTACCTGCGCCGGCACGGCGAAAATGGACTACCAGGCCAACGCCTGGAAGCTCGTTCCGAAAGGCACCTGCGCCACCACCGAAAGCAAAACCTCGCCGACCGGTTTCGGTCAGCTCGAAGCCTTCAAAGCCAAGTCCTGA
- a CDS encoding ABC transporter ATP-binding protein, whose product MLQFENVSTFYGKIQALHSVNVEVRQGEIVTLIGANGAGKSTLLMTLCGSPQAHSGSIRYMGEELVGQDSSQIMRKSIAVVPEGRRVFARLTVEENLSMGGFFTDKGDYQEQMDKVLGLFPRLKERFNQRGGTMSGGEQQMLAIGRALMSKPKLLLLDEPSLGLAPIIIQQIFDIIEQLRKDGVTVFLVEQNANQALKIADRAYVLENGRVVMQGTGEALLTDPKVREAYLGG is encoded by the coding sequence ATGCTGCAGTTCGAAAACGTTTCCACCTTCTACGGCAAGATCCAGGCCCTGCACAGCGTCAACGTCGAAGTCCGTCAGGGCGAGATCGTGACGCTGATCGGCGCCAACGGTGCCGGCAAATCCACGCTGCTGATGACACTCTGCGGTTCGCCGCAGGCGCACAGCGGCAGCATCCGCTACATGGGTGAGGAACTGGTCGGCCAGGACTCGTCGCAGATCATGCGCAAGAGCATCGCCGTGGTCCCGGAAGGGCGTCGGGTGTTTGCCCGTCTGACCGTTGAAGAAAACCTGTCGATGGGCGGATTTTTCACCGACAAGGGCGACTATCAGGAACAGATGGACAAGGTTCTCGGACTTTTCCCACGCCTGAAAGAACGCTTCAACCAGCGCGGCGGCACCATGTCCGGCGGCGAACAGCAAATGCTCGCCATCGGCCGTGCGCTGATGAGCAAGCCCAAGCTGCTGCTGCTCGACGAGCCGTCGCTGGGTCTGGCGCCGATCATCATCCAGCAGATCTTCGACATCATCGAACAGCTGCGCAAGGACGGTGTGACGGTGTTCCTGGTCGAGCAGAACGCCAACCAGGCGCTGAAAATCGCCGACCGCGCCTACGTTCTGGAGAACGGCCGCGTGGTCATGCAAGGCACCGGTGAAGCGCTGCTGACCGACCCGAAAGTACGCGAGGCGTATCTCGGTGGTTGA
- the livG gene encoding high-affinity branched-chain amino acid ABC transporter ATP-binding protein LivG, translating to MSREILKVENLSMRFGGLLAVNGVALTVKEKQVVALIGPNGAGKTTVFNCLTGFYQPTGGSILLDGEPIQGLPGHKIALKGVVRTFQNVRLFKDMTAVENLLIAQHRHLNTNFLSGLFKTPAFRKSEREAMEFAEYWLEKVNLKEFANRTAGTLAYGQQRRLEIARCMMTRPRILMLDEPAAGLNPKETEDLKALIGVLREEHNVTVLLIEHDMKLVMSISDHIVVINQGTPLADGTPEQIRDNPEVIKAYLGEA from the coding sequence ATGAGCCGCGAGATCCTTAAAGTCGAAAATCTGAGCATGCGCTTCGGCGGCTTGCTCGCGGTCAACGGCGTGGCGCTGACCGTCAAGGAAAAGCAGGTGGTTGCCCTGATCGGCCCGAACGGCGCCGGCAAGACCACCGTGTTCAACTGCCTGACCGGCTTCTATCAGCCTACCGGCGGCAGCATCCTGCTCGACGGCGAGCCGATCCAGGGCCTGCCGGGCCACAAGATCGCCCTCAAAGGCGTGGTGCGGACCTTCCAGAACGTGCGTTTGTTCAAGGACATGACTGCCGTCGAGAACCTGTTGATCGCCCAGCACCGTCACTTGAACACCAACTTCCTGTCCGGCCTGTTCAAGACCCCGGCGTTCCGCAAAAGCGAGCGCGAGGCCATGGAATTTGCCGAGTACTGGCTGGAAAAGGTCAATCTCAAAGAGTTCGCCAACCGCACCGCCGGCACCCTCGCCTACGGCCAGCAACGGCGTCTGGAAATCGCCCGCTGCATGATGACCCGCCCGCGGATTCTCATGCTCGACGAACCGGCCGCCGGCCTGAACCCGAAGGAAACCGAAGACCTCAAGGCGCTGATCGGTGTGTTGCGCGAAGAGCACAACGTCACCGTGCTGCTGATTGAACACGACATGAAACTGGTCATGAGCATTTCCGACCACATCGTCGTGATCAACCAGGGCACGCCGCTGGCCGACGGCACGCCGGAACAGATCCGCGACAATCCTGAAGTGATCAAAGCCTACCTGGGGGAAGCGTAA
- a CDS encoding high-affinity branched-chain amino acid ABC transporter permease LivM, translating to MTRNLKQALFSALLVWAVAYPVLGLKLTIVGINLEVHNTSPAVLATIAICSVLMFLRVLFNQQISKAWRSSPGMPLIPAKASNFLTLPTTQRYFIIALILIALVWPFFGSRGAVDIATLILIYVMLGLGLNIVVGLAGLLDLGYVGFYAVGAYSYALLSHYYGLSFWICLPIAGLMAATFGFLLGFPVLRLRGDYLAIVTLGFGEIIRLFLRNLTDITGGPNGISNIEKPTFFGLTFERKAAEGLQTFHEYFGLQYNSINKVIFLYLVALLLALAALFVINRLLRMPIGRAWEALREDEIACRALGLNPTVIKLSAFTLGAAFAGFAGSFFAARQGLVTPESFTFIESAIILAIVVLGGMGSQLGVILAAIVMILLPEMMREFSEYRMLMFGALMVLMMIWRPQGLLPMQRPHMELRK from the coding sequence ATGACTAGGAATCTTAAACAGGCACTGTTCAGTGCCTTGCTGGTGTGGGCGGTGGCCTACCCGGTACTCGGTCTGAAACTGACCATCGTCGGCATCAATCTGGAAGTGCACAACACCAGCCCTGCGGTACTCGCGACCATCGCGATCTGCTCGGTGCTGATGTTCTTGCGCGTGCTGTTCAACCAGCAGATCAGCAAGGCCTGGCGCTCCTCGCCGGGCATGCCGTTGATCCCGGCCAAGGCCAGCAACTTCCTGACCCTGCCAACCACCCAGCGCTATTTCATCATTGCGCTGATTCTGATCGCCCTGGTCTGGCCGTTCTTCGGCTCCCGTGGCGCGGTGGATATCGCAACGCTGATCCTGATCTACGTGATGCTCGGCCTGGGCCTGAACATCGTGGTCGGTCTGGCCGGTCTGCTTGACCTGGGCTACGTCGGTTTCTACGCCGTCGGCGCCTATAGCTACGCGCTGCTGTCGCATTACTACGGCTTGAGCTTCTGGATCTGCCTGCCGATTGCCGGCCTGATGGCGGCGACGTTCGGCTTCCTGCTGGGCTTCCCGGTGTTGCGTCTGCGCGGCGACTATCTGGCGATCGTGACCTTGGGTTTCGGCGAAATCATCCGTCTGTTCCTGCGTAACCTGACCGATATCACCGGTGGCCCGAACGGCATCAGCAACATCGAAAAACCGACGTTCTTCGGCCTGACCTTCGAGCGCAAAGCCGCCGAAGGCCTGCAGACGTTCCACGAGTATTTCGGCCTGCAATACAACTCGATCAACAAGGTGATCTTCCTTTACCTGGTTGCGCTGTTGCTCGCACTGGCCGCGCTGTTCGTGATCAACCGTCTGCTGCGCATGCCGATCGGCCGTGCGTGGGAAGCGTTGCGTGAAGACGAAATTGCCTGCCGTGCGCTGGGCCTGAACCCGACCGTGATCAAGCTCTCCGCCTTCACCCTAGGTGCTGCGTTCGCCGGTTTCGCCGGCAGCTTCTTCGCCGCGCGTCAGGGCCTGGTGACGCCCGAGTCGTTCACCTTCATCGAGTCGGCGATCATCCTCGCCATCGTCGTATTGGGTGGCATGGGCTCGCAACTGGGCGTGATTCTGGCGGCGATCGTGATGATCCTGTTGCCGGAAATGATGCGTGAGTTCAGCGAGTACCGCATGTTGATGTTCGGTGCGCTGATGGTGCTGATGATGATCTGGCGTCCACAAGGTCTGCTGCCGATGCAACGCCCACACATGGAGTTGCGCAAATGA
- the livH gene encoding high-affinity branched-chain amino acid ABC transporter permease LivH, whose protein sequence is MPDLYHFFQQLVNGLNVGSMYALIAIGYTMVYGIIGMINFAHGEVYMIGSYVAFIAIAGLTMMGLDSVPLLMTAAFIASIVVTSSYGYSIERIAYRPLRGSNRLIPLISAIGMSIFLQNTVLLAQDSKDKAIPNLIPGNFAFGPGGAQEVLISYMQIVVFVVTLIAMLGLTLFISRSRLGRACRACAEDIKMANLLGINTNNIIALTFVIGAALAAVAAVLLSMQYGVINPNAGFLVGLKAFTAAVLGGIGSIPGAMLGGLVLGVAEAFGADIFGDQYKDVVAFGLLVLVLLFRPTGILGRPEVEKV, encoded by the coding sequence ATGCCTGACCTCTATCACTTCTTCCAACAGCTGGTTAACGGCCTCAACGTTGGCAGCATGTATGCCCTGATCGCCATCGGCTACACGATGGTCTACGGCATCATTGGAATGATCAACTTCGCCCACGGCGAGGTGTACATGATCGGTTCCTACGTGGCCTTCATCGCCATCGCCGGGCTGACCATGATGGGACTCGACAGTGTCCCGCTGTTGATGACCGCGGCGTTCATCGCCAGCATCGTCGTCACCAGTTCCTACGGTTACAGCATCGAACGGATCGCCTACCGCCCCCTGCGCGGCAGCAACCGTCTGATCCCGCTGATTTCTGCCATCGGTATGTCGATCTTCCTGCAGAACACCGTTCTGCTGGCGCAAGACTCCAAGGACAAAGCTATCCCCAACCTGATCCCGGGCAACTTCGCCTTCGGTCCGGGTGGCGCACAAGAAGTGCTGATTTCCTACATGCAGATCGTGGTGTTTGTGGTGACCCTGATCGCCATGCTCGGCCTGACCCTGTTCATCTCCCGTTCCCGTCTGGGCCGCGCCTGCCGCGCCTGTGCCGAGGACATCAAGATGGCCAACCTGCTCGGCATCAATACCAACAACATCATCGCCCTGACCTTCGTCATCGGTGCTGCGCTGGCCGCCGTTGCCGCAGTGCTGCTGAGCATGCAATACGGCGTGATCAACCCCAACGCTGGTTTCCTCGTCGGCCTCAAGGCCTTCACCGCTGCGGTACTGGGCGGCATCGGCAGCATCCCCGGGGCAATGCTCGGCGGCCTGGTGCTCGGTGTAGCGGAAGCGTTCGGTGCCGATATCTTCGGCGACCAGTACAAGGACGTCGTTGCGTTCGGCCTGCTGGTTCTGGTGCTGTTGTTCCGTCCGACCGGCATTCTGGGCCGTCCGGAGGTTGAGAAAGTATGA
- a CDS encoding branched-chain amino acid ABC transporter substrate-binding protein, with protein MTKATKQISKLFAAMVLAGVASHSFAADTIKIGIAGPKTGPVAQYGDMQFSGAKMAIEQINAKGGVDGKKLEAVEYDDACDPKQAVAVANKVVNDGVKFVVGHLCSSSTQPASDIYEDEGVIMITPAATSPDITARGYKMIFRTIGLDSAQGPAAGNYIADHVKPKVVGVLHDKQQYGEGIATAVKSTLEKKGTKVAVFEGVNAGDKDFSAIIAKLKQAGVDFVYYGGYHPELGLILRQAQEKGLKARFMGPEGVGNDSITQIAKDASEGLLVTLPKSFDQDPANVALADAFKAKKEDPSGPFVFPSYSAVTVIAEGIKAAKSEDATKVAEAIHAGSFKTPTGDLSFDDKGDLKDFKFVVYEWHNGKPKTEVSPQ; from the coding sequence ATGACTAAGGCTACTAAGCAGATTTCCAAACTGTTTGCCGCTATGGTTCTGGCCGGGGTTGCCAGCCATTCGTTCGCAGCTGACACCATCAAAATCGGTATCGCCGGTCCTAAAACCGGTCCAGTAGCCCAGTACGGCGACATGCAGTTCAGTGGCGCGAAAATGGCCATCGAGCAGATCAACGCCAAGGGCGGCGTCGACGGCAAGAAACTCGAAGCCGTTGAATACGACGATGCCTGCGATCCGAAACAAGCGGTAGCGGTAGCGAACAAGGTCGTCAACGACGGCGTCAAGTTCGTGGTCGGTCACCTGTGCTCCAGCTCCACTCAGCCAGCTTCGGACATCTACGAAGACGAAGGCGTGATCATGATCACCCCGGCTGCCACCAGCCCGGATATCACCGCCCGTGGCTACAAAATGATCTTCCGCACCATCGGTCTCGACAGCGCCCAGGGCCCTGCCGCCGGCAACTACATCGCCGATCACGTGAAACCGAAAGTGGTTGGCGTGCTGCACGACAAACAGCAGTACGGTGAAGGCATCGCCACCGCCGTGAAATCGACCCTCGAGAAGAAAGGCACCAAGGTTGCCGTCTTCGAAGGCGTCAACGCTGGCGACAAGGACTTCTCCGCCATCATCGCCAAGCTCAAGCAAGCCGGCGTCGACTTCGTCTACTACGGCGGCTACCACCCGGAGCTGGGTCTGATTCTGCGTCAGGCTCAGGAAAAAGGCCTGAAAGCCCGCTTCATGGGTCCGGAAGGCGTGGGTAACGACTCGATCACCCAGATCGCCAAGGACGCGTCCGAAGGCCTGCTGGTGACCCTGCCGAAATCCTTCGACCAGGATCCGGCCAACGTTGCCCTGGCTGACGCGTTCAAAGCCAAGAAGGAAGATCCGAGCGGTCCGTTCGTGTTCCCGTCCTACTCGGCAGTGACCGTGATTGCCGAAGGCATCAAGGCGGCCAAGTCCGAAGACGCGACCAAAGTGGCTGAAGCCATCCACGCCGGTTCGTTCAAGACCCCGACCGGCGACCTGAGCTTCGACGACAAGGGCGACCTGAAGGACTTCAAATTTGTCGTGTACGAGTGGCACAACGGCAAACCTAAAACCGAAGTTTCGCCTCAGTAA
- a CDS encoding DUF2288 domain-containing protein, which yields MNQEPSTLYAKLLGETASITWKELEPFFAKGALLWVDPDLDLIAAAEAVASDEGEKVAAWLADDKVAKLSETRALDIFERDPQLWAVVVSPWILIQERAAV from the coding sequence ATGAATCAAGAACCTAGCACCCTCTATGCCAAGCTGCTTGGTGAAACGGCATCTATTACCTGGAAAGAGCTGGAGCCGTTCTTCGCCAAGGGTGCCCTATTGTGGGTCGACCCTGACCTGGATTTGATCGCCGCCGCCGAGGCCGTGGCTTCGGATGAAGGCGAGAAAGTCGCGGCCTGGCTGGCCGACGACAAGGTCGCCAAGCTGTCTGAAACGCGGGCACTGGATATTTTCGAACGTGATCCGCAGCTGTGGGCCGTGGTGGTTTCGCCGTGGATTCTGATCCAGGAAAGGGCGGCCGTTTAA
- a CDS encoding NAD(P)-dependent oxidoreductase, producing the protein MMSTLPSLGFAGIGLMGLPMCRRLLAAGYPLTVWNRNPDKCAPLVAAGARQVSSPADLCAHADIVMLCLADTAVVREVVFGAGGVAKGAKNGQLLVDFSSLEPTATREMAAALAEKSGMGWLDSPVSGGVGGADAGSLAIMVGGAAADLERVRPVLLSLGQRVTHMGGVGAGQVTKACNQMIVACNALVIAEVVALAEQAGVDASLIAEALAGGFADSKPLQILAPQMAESRFEPIKWHVRTLLKDLDTAVKFSREQGSATPISGLAAQLMRLHGAQGFLAKDPATLVQMYRAPDSTD; encoded by the coding sequence ATGATGTCAACGCTACCTTCGTTGGGGTTTGCCGGAATCGGCCTGATGGGCCTGCCCATGTGCCGGCGTCTGCTGGCGGCGGGTTATCCGCTGACGGTGTGGAACCGCAACCCGGACAAGTGTGCACCGCTGGTTGCGGCCGGCGCCCGCCAGGTATCGAGCCCGGCTGACCTGTGCGCACACGCCGACATCGTCATGCTGTGTCTGGCCGACACTGCCGTGGTGCGTGAGGTGGTGTTTGGCGCTGGCGGCGTTGCCAAAGGTGCGAAAAACGGCCAGCTATTGGTGGATTTCTCCAGTCTTGAACCGACCGCCACTCGCGAAATGGCCGCAGCGCTGGCCGAGAAAAGCGGCATGGGCTGGCTTGACTCCCCGGTTTCCGGCGGCGTGGGCGGCGCCGACGCTGGCAGTCTGGCGATCATGGTCGGTGGTGCAGCGGCAGATCTTGAGCGCGTACGCCCGGTGCTGCTCAGCCTCGGTCAGCGCGTCACGCACATGGGCGGCGTCGGTGCTGGCCAGGTCACCAAGGCCTGCAACCAGATGATTGTCGCCTGCAATGCGCTGGTGATTGCCGAAGTGGTGGCGTTGGCCGAACAGGCCGGGGTCGATGCCAGCCTGATCGCCGAGGCGCTGGCCGGTGGTTTTGCCGATTCCAAACCGTTGCAGATCCTTGCTCCGCAAATGGCCGAGAGCCGTTTCGAACCGATCAAGTGGCATGTGCGCACGCTGCTCAAGGATCTCGACACAGCGGTGAAATTTTCCCGCGAGCAGGGCTCGGCGACGCCGATCAGCGGATTGGCCGCACAATTGATGCGCCTGCATGGGGCGCAAGGCTTTTTAGCGAAGGATCCAGCGACGCTGGTGCAAATGTATCGCGCGCCAGACTCAACGGATTGA